One Micromonospora sp. WMMD1120 genomic region harbors:
- a CDS encoding DUF4031 domain-containing protein — MLYLDRPAWPWRGRLWSHLISDVSYAELHAFAETLGAPRRGFDRDHYDLPADRFAAAVWLGARVVPSRELVRLLRDAGLRRPKHLVSSGPPAQR; from the coding sequence ATGCTCTACCTGGACCGGCCGGCCTGGCCGTGGCGCGGTCGCCTCTGGTCGCACCTGATCAGCGACGTCTCCTACGCCGAGCTGCACGCCTTCGCCGAGACGCTCGGCGCGCCCCGGCGCGGCTTCGACCGGGACCACTACGACCTCCCGGCGGACCGGTTCGCGGCGGCGGTGTGGCTCGGCGCCCGGGTGGTGCCGAGCCGGGAGCTGGTCCGGTTGCTCCGGGACGCCGGGCTGCGCCGGCCGAAGCACCTGGTCAGTTCGGGTCCGCCGGCTCAGCGCTGA
- a CDS encoding FUSC family protein produces the protein MDIDGARIAEATEQLRHRGRATLHDRLHRVRMAGGLAVQAGLAAGLAYLVAHKVLGNPQPVFAPISAVGTLAASVGQRFRRTVELIVGVGIGVFIGDLLIYFLGTGAWQLGLVVTVAILLTIFAGASVAIVIQAAATAVLIVTLSPSTQNLEIPRFVDAFLGGGIALLVTAVLLPLNPLRVINRAARPALDLLADQLDQTADGLRRRDRATIQRALDRLRDNREELNTLSEAIEGAKETATLSPARWHRRGELTHYAEAADPIDRAMRNSGTLIRRSVTLVEDEEPVPDPMPDAIGHLAESVRLLKHEFAVGEEPHKARERSLRAVSEAGRAYGAGVGFSGSVVVAQVRTTASDLLVASGIDQEEANRCIRSAFGEQERPVGEPTESGEPRKPPTAPPVG, from the coding sequence GTGGACATCGACGGCGCCCGGATCGCCGAGGCCACCGAGCAACTGCGCCACCGTGGTCGGGCCACCCTGCACGACCGGCTGCACCGGGTGCGGATGGCCGGCGGGCTCGCGGTGCAGGCCGGGCTGGCCGCCGGGCTGGCCTACCTGGTCGCGCACAAGGTGCTCGGCAACCCGCAACCGGTCTTCGCGCCGATCTCCGCGGTCGGCACCCTGGCCGCGTCGGTCGGCCAGCGGTTCCGCCGGACCGTGGAGCTGATCGTCGGGGTCGGCATCGGGGTGTTCATCGGCGACCTGCTGATCTACTTCCTCGGCACCGGGGCGTGGCAGCTCGGCCTGGTGGTCACCGTGGCGATCCTGCTCACCATCTTCGCGGGGGCGAGCGTGGCGATCGTCATCCAGGCGGCGGCCACGGCGGTGCTGATCGTCACGCTGAGCCCGTCCACACAGAACCTGGAGATCCCGCGCTTCGTGGACGCGTTCCTGGGGGGTGGGATCGCGCTGCTGGTCACGGCGGTGCTGTTGCCGCTGAACCCGCTCCGGGTGATCAACCGGGCGGCCCGCCCCGCGCTGGATCTGCTCGCCGACCAGCTCGACCAGACGGCCGACGGACTGCGCCGCCGGGACCGGGCCACCATCCAGCGGGCGCTGGACCGGCTGCGCGACAACAGGGAGGAGCTGAACACCCTCAGTGAGGCGATCGAGGGCGCCAAGGAGACCGCCACGCTCTCCCCGGCCCGCTGGCACCGCCGGGGCGAGCTGACCCACTACGCGGAGGCGGCCGACCCGATCGACCGGGCGATGCGCAACAGCGGCACCCTGATCCGCCGGTCCGTGACGCTCGTCGAGGACGAGGAACCGGTGCCCGATCCGATGCCGGACGCGATCGGCCACCTCGCCGAGTCGGTTCGGCTGCTCAAGCACGAGTTCGCCGTCGGCGAGGAGCCGCACAAGGCCCGGGAGCGGTCGCTGCGGGCGGTCAGCGAGGCCGGTCGGGCGTACGGCGCGGGTGTCGGTTTCTCGGGCAGCGTGGTGGTCGCCCAGGTGCGTACCACGGCGAGCGACCTTCTGGTCGCCTCCGGCATCGACCAGGAGGAGGCGAACCGGTGTATCCGCAGCGCGTTCGGCGAGCAGGAGCGGCCGGTCGGTGAGCCCACCGAGTCCGGCGAGCCCCGGAAACCCCCGACCGCCCCGCCGGTCGGCTGA
- a CDS encoding metal-dependent phosphohydrolase encodes MVDLLSRWRAVVRAVGTSPEPATIRAGERLLARWREPHRHYHTPTHLAAVLDVVDQHADLADQVDAVRLAAWFHDAVYDPRATGDANERDSAALAGSVLGGLGVPAPTVAETRRLVLLTAGHTVAADDQDGALLCDADLAVLAAPPEAYARYAAAIRREYAHVPEPAFRAGRAAVLTGLLALPALFRLPPLAGSWEAAARSNVRRELAALSAEPADPN; translated from the coding sequence GTGGTCGATCTGCTGAGCCGGTGGCGGGCGGTGGTCCGGGCCGTCGGCACGAGCCCCGAACCGGCGACGATCCGGGCCGGGGAGCGTCTGCTCGCCCGGTGGCGGGAGCCGCACCGGCACTACCACACGCCGACCCACCTGGCGGCTGTGCTCGACGTGGTGGACCAGCACGCCGACCTGGCCGATCAGGTCGACGCGGTCCGGCTGGCGGCCTGGTTCCACGACGCGGTCTACGATCCTCGGGCCACCGGCGACGCCAACGAGCGGGACAGCGCCGCGCTGGCCGGCAGCGTGCTCGGCGGGCTCGGGGTGCCGGCGCCCACGGTGGCCGAGACGCGCCGGCTGGTGCTGCTCACCGCCGGGCACACGGTGGCGGCGGACGACCAGGACGGCGCGCTGCTCTGCGACGCGGACCTGGCCGTGCTCGCCGCCCCGCCGGAGGCGTACGCGCGGTACGCGGCGGCGATCCGCCGGGAGTACGCGCACGTGCCGGAGCCGGCCTTCCGGGCCGGACGCGCCGCGGTGTTGACAGGTCTGCTGGCGCTGCCGGCGCTGTTCCGGCTGCCGCCGCTGGCCGGCAGTTGGGAGGCGGCCGCGCGGAGCAACGTGCGCCGCGAGCTGGCGGCGCTCAGCGCTGAGCCGGCGGACCCGAACTGA